A genomic window from Gossypium hirsutum isolate 1008001.06 chromosome D10, Gossypium_hirsutum_v2.1, whole genome shotgun sequence includes:
- the LOC107924916 gene encoding uncharacterized protein: MATRTSSPSPSSSPPSSCFMLICLLHSAIAISSGAFMMFRMKEIYTFTHGIETATKLLGSTPHDQLLIRTSDSFSGLLLFTIGFLLFMVSFVEDTDFQSFFAAGCTFLHVFMAVWRFWFETRVEDLAWDCIRQTVGDILLALSWVSFLVYSWREKYD, translated from the coding sequence ATGGCAACGAGAACATCGTCACCATCGCCTTCGTCATCACCGCCGTCGTCGTGCTTCATGCTGATCTGTCTCCTCCACTCGGCCATCGCCATATCAAGCGGCGCCTTCATGATGTTCCGTATGAAAGAAATCTACACCTTCACGCACGGGATCGAAACTGCCACCAAGCTCCTCGGCTCCACCCCACACGACCAACTCCTGATCCGGACCTCCGATTCGTTCTCCGGCCTGCTCTTGTTCACCATCGGCTTCTTGCTCTTCATGGTCTCCTTCGTTGAAGACACCGATTTCCAGTCCTTCTTCGCCGCCGGCTGCACCTTCTTGCACGTTTTCATGGCCGTGTGGAGGTTTTGGTTCGAGACCAGAGTGGAGGATTTGGCTTGGGATTGTATTAGGCAAACGGTTGGCGATATTTTATTGGCTCTTTCTTGGGTTTCCTTTTTGGTTTACTCTTGGAGAGAAAAGTATGATtag